One genomic region from Elusimicrobiota bacterium encodes:
- a CDS encoding CusA/CzcA family heavy metal efflux RND transporter, with protein sequence MLNKIIDWSAKNKVFVFLGVIFAVAWAAWSINNIPLDAIPDLTDTQIIIYTKWDRPPQVIEDQVTYPLISALLGAPKVKDIRGFSDYGFSYVYIIFEDGTDVYWARSRVLEYLSKITQQLPPDAKVELGPDATGLGWVYEYALVDESGKNSLDELRTFQDWHLKYALQSVKGVSEVASIGGFVKQYQIILDPNSLLAHNIPVSSVVDAVKKANQETGARLLEFSGAEYMIRVKGYIESVKDIEDAVLKIEKGVPVKIKNVAKVQIGPDIRRGVAELNGTGETVGGIVVMRYKENAMNTIRAVKKKLAEIQFPEGVKLVPTYDRSELIERAIATLKNKLFEEMIVVSLIILIFLLHIPTAMVPIATLPIAALLSFIPMYYMGLTSNIMSLGGIAIAIGAMVDASIVAGENVHKTLGRWIEEKRQGDYKEAVINAIKQVARPTFFSLIVIAVAFMPIFTLEGIEGRLFKPLAFTKNFAMLFAAFLAITLDPALRMFLTRLNPFKIKPSWLSSAVNTVFVGKIQPEEKNTISRFLYRIYTPVVNFVLKKPYAVISAALVVFILTIPVFFSLGKEFMPPLNEGTILYMPTTLPGISIDQAKDLLQLQDKIIKSFPEVISVFGKAGRADTSTDPAPLSMMETTIMLKPQNLWRHKDRWYSSLPGFLQHPFRFMLPDRMSWDELINEMDDKLKLPGQINAWTMPIKGRVDMLTTGIRTPVGIKIYGDNLDKIEDIGKQIEEHVRHVKGTRSVFAERTAGGYFVTFDIKRDQIARYGLSIEDVQTNLMATIGGENITQTVEGRERFPVNVRYPKEMRNNIDDVKRTYIATPSGAQVPISQLANIKIETGPGMIRDENGRLAGYVYIDVSDRDLGSYVNELKSKLKSMVKLPAGYTLVYSGQFELMERIKQRMNIVIPLTLFIIFILLYLNTRSYMKTFIILLAVPFSLIGAVWILFLLGYNLSIGVWSGIIALLGVDAETGIFMLLYLDLAHDEMKKNGKLNSIGDLKTAIHDGAVKRIRPKMMTASVLFIGLLPIMWAQSHEIGADLMKRIAAPMVGGIFTSFLMELLVYPAIYFLWKKKGISKQ encoded by the coding sequence GTGCTCAATAAAATTATTGACTGGTCGGCAAAGAACAAAGTGTTCGTATTTTTGGGGGTTATTTTTGCCGTTGCCTGGGCCGCGTGGTCAATAAATAATATTCCTCTTGATGCCATTCCCGACCTTACCGACACGCAAATAATAATCTACACAAAATGGGACCGCCCGCCGCAGGTAATAGAAGACCAAGTAACCTATCCCCTGATCTCAGCCCTCCTTGGCGCGCCGAAAGTAAAAGACATACGCGGTTTTTCGGATTACGGTTTTTCGTATGTCTACATAATCTTTGAAGATGGAACTGACGTTTACTGGGCGCGTTCACGGGTGCTGGAATACCTTTCCAAAATTACTCAACAGCTGCCTCCTGATGCCAAAGTTGAACTTGGCCCCGATGCCACAGGCTTGGGCTGGGTGTATGAATACGCCCTGGTTGACGAATCCGGCAAGAATTCGCTTGATGAACTTCGCACCTTCCAGGACTGGCACTTGAAATATGCCCTTCAGTCAGTAAAAGGCGTTTCCGAGGTAGCATCCATCGGGGGTTTTGTAAAACAATATCAGATTATCCTTGACCCGAACTCGCTTCTGGCGCACAACATACCTGTAAGTTCGGTTGTGGACGCCGTGAAGAAAGCAAATCAGGAAACCGGCGCGAGGCTTCTGGAATTTTCGGGAGCCGAGTACATGATCCGCGTAAAAGGCTACATTGAATCGGTTAAAGACATTGAAGACGCGGTTTTAAAAATTGAAAAAGGCGTGCCTGTAAAGATAAAGAATGTGGCAAAGGTCCAGATCGGGCCCGACATCCGGCGCGGCGTTGCGGAGCTTAACGGTACAGGCGAGACGGTTGGCGGCATCGTCGTGATGCGGTATAAAGAAAACGCTATGAACACGATCCGCGCCGTCAAAAAGAAGCTTGCCGAAATACAGTTTCCCGAAGGCGTAAAACTTGTTCCGACATATGACCGCTCGGAACTGATAGAGCGGGCGATTGCAACGCTGAAAAATAAACTTTTTGAAGAAATGATCGTTGTATCTCTCATAATCCTGATATTTCTTTTGCATATACCCACGGCGATGGTCCCGATAGCGACGCTTCCGATAGCCGCTCTCTTATCTTTTATCCCGATGTACTACATGGGCCTTACCTCAAATATAATGTCTTTGGGCGGTATAGCCATCGCAATAGGCGCGATGGTGGACGCTTCAATTGTCGCGGGAGAGAACGTTCACAAAACGCTCGGAAGGTGGATAGAGGAAAAACGACAGGGGGATTACAAGGAAGCCGTTATTAACGCAATAAAACAGGTCGCCCGGCCCACGTTTTTCTCGCTTATTGTGATCGCCGTAGCTTTCATGCCGATATTTACCCTGGAAGGGATAGAAGGCAGGCTTTTTAAACCGCTCGCTTTCACAAAAAACTTTGCCATGCTTTTTGCGGCGTTCCTTGCCATAACTCTTGACCCGGCCTTAAGGATGTTTTTAACGCGGCTTAATCCTTTTAAAATAAAACCTTCCTGGCTCAGCTCGGCCGTCAATACCGTTTTCGTCGGAAAAATACAGCCGGAAGAAAAAAACACTATATCGCGTTTTTTGTACCGGATATACACTCCCGTAGTGAATTTCGTGCTGAAGAAACCCTACGCGGTAATATCCGCGGCGCTTGTTGTGTTCATCCTGACCATCCCGGTTTTTTTCAGCCTCGGCAAAGAATTTATGCCGCCCCTAAATGAAGGCACCATACTTTATATGCCGACCACTCTTCCGGGGATATCAATAGACCAGGCAAAAGACCTTTTGCAGCTGCAGGATAAAATTATCAAATCGTTCCCTGAAGTGATAAGCGTTTTCGGAAAGGCGGGCCGCGCCGATACTTCCACCGATCCGGCTCCGCTGTCAATGATGGAAACTACGATAATGTTAAAACCCCAGAATTTATGGAGACATAAGGACAGATGGTATTCATCTCTGCCGGGTTTTTTACAGCATCCGTTCAGGTTTATGTTGCCGGACAGGATGTCCTGGGATGAGCTGATAAACGAGATGGATGATAAACTGAAACTTCCGGGCCAGATCAACGCCTGGACAATGCCCATCAAAGGCAGGGTGGACATGCTTACAACCGGTATCCGCACCCCAGTAGGCATAAAGATCTACGGCGATAATCTGGATAAGATAGAAGATATCGGCAAACAGATAGAGGAGCACGTTCGTCACGTGAAGGGGACGCGCAGCGTGTTCGCTGAAAGGACCGCCGGCGGATATTTCGTGACTTTTGATATCAAGAGGGACCAGATAGCCAGATACGGCCTGTCAATAGAAGACGTGCAGACGAACCTTATGGCGACCATAGGCGGGGAGAACATTACCCAGACCGTAGAGGGAAGGGAGCGTTTCCCGGTAAATGTCCGCTACCCCAAAGAAATGCGCAACAATATTGACGATGTTAAAAGAACGTATATCGCGACGCCTTCGGGGGCTCAGGTGCCGATATCCCAGCTGGCCAACATAAAAATAGAGACCGGCCCCGGAATGATAAGGGATGAGAACGGCCGGCTTGCCGGGTATGTTTATATAGATGTTTCGGACCGCGATCTTGGCAGTTATGTCAACGAGTTGAAATCCAAGCTAAAGAGCATGGTTAAGCTTCCCGCCGGTTACACGCTGGTCTACTCGGGCCAGTTTGAGCTTATGGAAAGGATAAAGCAGCGAATGAATATCGTAATACCGCTGACCCTTTTCATAATTTTTATACTTCTTTATCTGAATACCAGATCTTATATGAAGACATTCATTATTCTGCTCGCGGTGCCTTTCTCGCTAATCGGCGCGGTGTGGATACTGTTTCTTTTGGGGTACAACCTTTCTATCGGCGTGTGGTCGGGTATCATCGCGCTTTTGGGCGTGGATGCCGAAACCGGTATTTTTATGCTCCTATATCTTGACCTGGCTCATGACGAAATGAAAAAGAACGGGAAGCTCAATTCAATAGGCGATCTGAAGACCGCGATACACGACGGAGCCGTAAAAAGAATAAGGCCGAAAATGATGACGGCCTCGGTGTTATTCATAGGCCTTCTTCCCATAATGTGGGCTCAAAGCCATGAGATCGGTGCCGACTTGATGAAACGCATTGCCGCCCCGATGGTAGGGGGAATATTCACGTCATTTTTGATGGAACTTTTGGTTTATCCCGCGATCTATTTTTTGTGGAAGAAAAAGGGCATCTCTAAACAGTAA